The window tgggttctttatatagaacccccaaaCCCTAGATCCGAGAAGCTGTTTTTGCTGTGAGGCCAttagaaatggagggaaaatccCTCCAATATTGAATCGGCCAATCACGAACAAGAATTTAAAATCGCAAATCGACAAATCCATTAAGGGATATCAGATGAAAAagcagaaaaagaaagaaaaggtcaACTTACAACGGTTGAAATCTGATGAGGAAGGACAAGGCATTAATTTCCTTCCCCCAAACGACCATGCACGGTCTGTAGGCACGAAAAGCTTCTGCGAATTTACCATTTTCGTTGGAGAGAGAGgaggagaagagaagagaaagagcGGCGCGGATGAATTCGTATAGGGTTTAGGGCAactgaagttgtaattgtttcgTGGGACGGGTCGTTAAAATGGGTGATGGGCTGGTTATTAACGGGTAGTGGGCTGGTTCATTTAATGGGTAGTGGGCTGGTTTCATATGATTTAAGCCTTAGACCAAGTAATTTTAGGACTGATTATGGGCTCGGATTTGGATGAataggcttctaaatttaaatgaaGGACCCATttcaattaattatatattaacgcgtgctaaaatattacctaatataaaagtatATATTCATTAGtactcagaaaaaaaaaattatatgatatCGTAATAGCCGTGTGATAATATTTTTAAAGTTTAACAGTACGTAAATGCTATTGTTTAATTGCACAAAATAAACACGATGCGTGTGTGCATAAGACGGTAAATAAAAAATGTTaaaaatgattataatgcaaatcataataataataataataataataataataataataataataataataataataataataataataataataataataacaataataataataacgataatgataacaacagTAATAACAATGATAATAGGCAATGACTATAGTTGGATAATAAACGGCGGTATTAATAGAAAGCTAATTAAAATTGCGGTAAAATATAAATGACTATTTTTAAGCTATAAAAAATATTAGAAACGTCAATAAATGTTTTGGAAGAAAGgcaggacaaaattgggtgtcaacagtagtgTACGGCTTTCCGTAAGTAAAAGAAGACTTGGAATCAACTTCGTACTTATCCTTGATAGTCCCTTCGATGAACCACTTTATTCGGTCGAGCGGAATCATCCCTTCAGAAGAAACTGGAATTTCCTTGGTCAGTGGTACTTGTTTTGCACGAGGTTCAATCTCCTGTGTTTCTAGACCCTTCCCAGGTGCGTGGCTGGATTCTCCTTGCATTAATCCATCCATCTTGTCCATCAACTTCTCAATCCGAGCGTCTTGATTTTGCACATGCTTTGCCAAGCCATCGATCACCTTTGCCAAGTTTGCTAGTGTCTCTTCCATCGATGAGGCATTAGTTACCATTATTTGCATGATTGTTAGGGATGTTGGAGAATAGCATGGATTATCGCATAAGTTGAACTTTGACTGGCCTACTTTATGTGGTGTGAGTGGAGAGGATCCGTCACTTGAAGTATCATTATCTTCCTTCATAGGAGAGTTCTTAGATCCAGAGAGATCAAGTAGAGCTAGAGTCTTCTTAATCTTTTCAGCAATGCTGCTTCCTTCCTCCGATGCATCAGCAGAGGATCTTGCTCCTTTTAGGGATGAAGATCCAAAAATAGGAGTTGTTGCGGACGACACTTGGAGTGCTTGTTATCCCAACATGCTTGCTTTGCTCCTTGTAACTGGTCTGATGCGATCGAAGGTAATGTCGAGGATGCTTTCCACATCAGCAGAGAACTTGGATTTAGCAACCTTAGAGGAAATTGATTTGGAGTTGATCTTCTCTGAAGTCATTTCGATGTTCTTGAGCTTTGATGATCGAAAAGTtgagatgagaggtagagatTGTCCCACCGGGTGTGCCAAatttgtttgcaacaaattttaaTATGCGGAAAATAAATTGTAACCACAAATAAAATATGAAGAAACAAAGATTTTATTGATGAATGTTATGGGTACAAGATCTGTTTactcccttgattcttctctcctaatatttctccGTGATTCGAGAGCcattagtagcttatttctcaAACGTAGGCTGATTTGGATTTGAATATGTGGACTTTCTTGGGATGCATTTGATCTCCATGAAAGGATATTGtggatcttcttgaagtatttggttgtcaagaaatatccggccacatattgacctctttttgaatacccatgagtttatgggatatCTGAGATGTCTTTCCAAGGGAATATGTGTCTCTTATATAAGTGCGAGCTAGGGTTTAGAGATAGAGGCCTCCAAGAAACCCTAACAGATATTGAGCTCATCTTGTAGAGTCCCATAAAATTTCGATGTCTACACACGTATAACAACATTGACATTTAGATAATATTtcgttgttataggcaaaaaaaaaGGCATAAAATCTAAtgtttcatttttaattgtcaaattttAAGCTTAATTACACTTTGTATAACAAAGGAAAatcttttaatgatgaaaatatatatattcatataatattttttgtcataaatagtgtatgaaAGGATCAAATATTTGATCAAAATCTCTATACTTGTTATCGGTAATCATAAGTACTCCAATTTTATAAAGATGATTACttattatttaccaaaaaaagaagattgttgttatatgggggtaattttacaaagaacgTATTGTTATAAAGTTGGATGTTATTGTTATAgagaaataaatataatatgaaaAATCAATTCTAAAAAAATTTAGCTATTATAAAGATATTGTTATATGGAGATAATGTTTAGCTCATAACTACTCACAATCCTTATCCTATTTGTATTTCGATTTAGTTGTCCCTACTTACATCTGCCACCTCCTCCCAATTCCCAATATGCGTCACACTAAAACGTTAAACCCGACCACTTGTCTCGCCAAACTTTAACTTTCAAAGTGAAAAGAATGTTAAATTTTCCATTAAATTCAATAGTGTGGCCCACACATTATTTATCATTACTCTCCGTGGCACCTTTCAAAtagaattaattttaaaaaattaatcgtaatttttttatatactctctccgttcatttttatttattcactttaaattttttacattgtttaagtaataataaatgaagtacataatttattaattgatgcatatttttattagatttaaaaaataatttgaagtgagtaataAATAccataataaaaagaaaaaaatattgtcttatcttaatatatgaaaataataagtaaaaataaaaatctattttaagaatagtggacaagtaaaagtgaatggaagGAGTATATATTAAATATTTTAGATTGTTAATCATTATAATTTATAGTAATTTTTCACATAGTTTTaaatatgaaaattttatttaaaaaatttgaagATTTTTATATCCGAATTTAGGGTAAAAATTTTGAAAATATGACACCAGACCATTATAATTGCGACAGAGGAGTACTTTGTTTggtactaataataataaaataataatcatCGTCAAAAGGTTTCATGATTGAGATGGATTAGGACTCTACAACTAATCCTTCAATCAAACGGATTAGGAGTCAGTACATGTTATTTAAGCTTTCGATCATCATAACACTACTACAAAATTTCACCAAAATACAATCTTGAAAACCATCATAGTAATAATAAATTCTCTCTGTTTCTTGTGTTTCTCATAGCTAGATAAAACACAAAATTCCTTCACCAATTACTCCTCTAATCAGTTCTTTCTTTCCACAACAGTTTCTTCTTGAATTAATAATGGACTGTATCTCGTCATACACCAAGATTTCACTATCCAAATTTCCACCTCATCAATTAAAAAAAACCCTTTCAATATCAACACCATCATCAATACTATTTTCTCCATTACAGAGTACTCTGTCCAAGTTACAGAGTAAAAAAACATTGGTCATAGTGGCTAGtactaataacaataataatagtagtagtagtagtagtaataggaGTAGTGATGATTGTGAGTTTAGTGGATTAACTGCACCATTAGTGCCATGTACACCTGTTGGGAAGTTGTTGAGTAGCACGTTACAGAATGAAATAGAGTGGTTTCACGAGGTTGCGGAGCAAGAATTGATGAAGATGAGTTATATGAGGGATGATACCTTTAATCGAATGAATCTCAGCTTGTGCTCTGATGAAGCTGTTCTTCACAGGTACGTGTTGCACGTCTTTTCCTGTGTTGCGTCAAAGAATCATCGtaagagtttaagttatatacaccgaTAATTGTTGCAATATAACAAGTCATAGTATTTTATTGCTCTATAAAATTTTATAGATTGCTTCCTTTGTCCTAAATTACTTATCATGTTTCGTTTCTCGAGATTCAACtaactaatttttgaaactaaatTGGATTGGATAAACTGTTTTATTACGATTAAGATTTTGATATTTTAAAACAATACGAAAAGTACTACACGTTACCGCTTTTCTCATGTCAATTtaatgaaaaaatatattttgtaatgttggtcaaagttcaaATAGTTTCACTCTTGAAAAACGGAACATGGCAATTTGGGACGGAGTAGTACCTTGTAAAATTGGCTGTTATTGTAGGTCAACTTAACTAACTCTTGTTGACTTATAGACTGTCCACATATTTTAAGTAACTGTCACTGATAGCAGTTGCAATTTAACAGGTCATATGTTGTCATTGCTTGTTTTATAGCTTaccatgtgagacttaatacGTAGAATTACCTGTTGTTGTAGGTCAGCTTAACCTTACTTATGTGAGTTTATGCTATATACACTGAAAATAGTTGCAGTTTAACAAGCCAATAGTAGGTTATTGCTCTATCAATTTTTTTAGGTTACCGTGTGAGGcttaatatatactatatagaATTTGCTGGTTGTTGTAGGTCAACTTAACTTACTCTTGTCGAGTTTGACTTACAGACACTAAGGGCTCATTTGGTACTAGGGATAAGGAATATATAATTCTAGGATTAAATTTGAGATGTCTTTATCCCAcatttggttgggataaaatcaCGGTATAACTACTCCCAGGATTAACTATCTCGGATTGTAGTGTTTGGAGGGtgggataactaatcccaggaTAAGGAATCCTGGGATAACTTTTttttgaaccaaacgacccctgatAGTTTAAAAGAGTTTTTATACTATCAGGTGACTTAAGAGATAATTTCAAGTAACTGTCCATGATAAGTGGGATTACTAACCCTACTCTCTTAAGTCACAGGTTGTGATCATGTCCTGTCATCAGAGTTTTAAGTTATGTACTTTGACAACAAGTGTAATTTAACAGGTCATAGCAGGTTATTACTATAATTACAGGTCACCTTTGAGGCTTAGTATGTAGAATAATCTGTTGTTGCAGGTCAACTTAACCTTACTCTTGTTGAGTTTAACTTATATCAGGTCATCTCTTAACAAGTGAGATTACTAACCTAAAAAAATAACGCATACTGATAGTGTAAAAGGTATTGATAGAATTGCATTTTTAAAGTTTATTGATGTGGTGAAGGACTTAATATGTTTTTTCCGCACGAATTTTGGTGTGTAGTGTATTCACTAGTCCAGTTATATATAGGTGCTTGGAGTTAAGAAGTTTCTTTATCTTTGTGTGTGAATTTTGTGGTACTTGAGTAAGGGTGGAGTTTGTTCTCCAAATCTTTGTTTTATTCGGTGTTGCTGAAGATGATTCATCTGTTTTTTTCCGATGTACAAAGAGGATATTACTGGTTAGACTTTGACAATAGTTGCTGGAGCAGAGGTAGCATCAGCAAACATTGACTTATCACTTTTTGATAGTAACACTAATTATGTCACGTAAATTGAGATAGAGGAAATTGTGATTTGTTGTATGTCCCAGAAATATTGTTCTTGCATTTCGCAGGAGGGACTCGCTGAAACTTGAATAGATGTTACCAATGATGACATAAGTTAATTTATGTAATTCTTGAAAAGGTAATGTTAACTTCACTTCGCAAAACCCCTCTACTTTAAGACAAAAACATTAGAGAAGAGTATATTTACTGCAATATTACATTTTCTTGTGGCGTTGTAAGGAAGCTGAACTTGCTCTATATGTATACACAAAACTGTCTTTGATAATAGCCTCTGACTAAAGGAGAAAACGAAGAACGATATTGCagccttaacttagtaggaaccAATTATTGTGTGGATTAAAATGCCAAAGTTATGTTTAGGTGCGTAATCATCGGACTAATTATCAAATTGTTGATAAATGAATGCTGGTTTCTGCATTATGATGGTAGGATTAATTGTTTGAACACTTCTTGTTTGATTCCTTGATACTTCtgtggtttatgaaaattttgaataaaTAATGAAATGCCAGGAGAATTTCTGAGCTGAGAGAGCTGGAATGTCGAAATGCTGTTGAGGAAGTTATGTACATGTTAATAGTTTACAAGTTCTCCAAAATTGGAGTGCACTTGGTTCCTAAGCTCTCCAAATGCATGTACAATGGCAGGCTCGAGATATGGCCCTGTAAGGACTGGGAACTTGAGTCTATCTATAGCTCTGGCATACTGGAAATTGTGAAGTTTCATCTTTCAGCCATTGTAGGATGGGAAGACAAGCTGAACGTAAAAGATAAATGGGCCCTTACTCAAGCCGAGTTGCTCCGTATCCGTGTAGTCTATGCTGCTTCGATTCGTTTTGGATACTTTTTGAAGTCGGCCTCATTGAGGTACGATTTGGAACAGAGTTTTGATCATATCAACTCGGATCTTGATAGTATTACTACATCTAGCAACCTCTTATTTTCAAGGTCATGGCCGTTGAAACAAAAGAGCGTTCTCTTCGGTCATGTGAGTGATGCAGGATCGACATCAGGCGGTCCAGTGTCAGTTATCGAGCAGGAGAACAAAGAAAATCTTATGTCTTATGTTATGAGTCTTGACCATGAAACAGTGCAGATGTGCACAAAACCGAAATTCAAAGAGACGATGAATCTGATTGAGAAGCAGTGTGCTGCGCTTTTTGGCGATGATTGTGACGAAGTAGTTTTAACGTCGTTGGCGAGTATGAAGAGGTTTGCGTTAGAGGCTGTTGCTTTTGGGTCTTTCCTTTGGGATGCAGAAGATTATGTTAGGGCCTTTTATCGACTCAAGGAGAACTAACAACACCAGAAAAAGGCGTTTTCAATCAAACGAAGCACGATCACATCGGAGCCTTGATCTCATTCACTCGGATATAACGAGGAAGTCCACTCTTGACTTTCACCATGTAAGTGGAAAATTGTGTATTCTGATAACACACCGGGCTTCTGTGTCCCCTTGAAAGAAAGAGCCTTGAGGTTACAGTATTTACTTGATGTATAAAGGATTTTCCTATCTGGTGTATCAATATTAGAAGATTTGGAGTTGTATAGAATATTATGTCCTCGTATATAAATAATGAGATGTATAGAACTTGCAATATTTTGGACTAATTACAAGTGGTAAAAGCAGGATATCTTGACCTCTATTGGCAAATAGTACGGTAGATTCCTTGTTCTATATTTTCAAGTGTTTTTAGCACAAACACAACTTACAGTAAGGTGATTCTAACCAGTTAAGATTGCACTAATTAGTCTACATGGTATTTAGTGAATCTCTTAATTTAGTCGAGCTCAACTTATTTGAGATTGAGATATA is drawn from Lycium barbarum isolate Lr01 chromosome 8, ASM1917538v2, whole genome shotgun sequence and contains these coding sequences:
- the LOC132605760 gene encoding UV-B-induced protein At3g17800, chloroplastic-like — protein: MDCISSYTKISLSKFPPHQLKKTLSISTPSSILFSPLQSTLSKLQSKKTLVIVASTNNNNNSSSSSSNRSSDDCEFSGLTAPLVPCTPVGKLLSSTLQNEIEWFHEVAEQELMKMSYMRDDTFNRMNLSLCSDEAVLHRRISELRELECRNAVEEVMYMLIVYKFSKIGVHLVPKLSKCMYNGRLEIWPCKDWELESIYSSGILEIVKFHLSAIVGWEDKLNVKDKWALTQAELLRIRVVYAASIRFGYFLKSASLRYDLEQSFDHINSDLDSITTSSNLLFSRSWPLKQKSVLFGHVSDAGSTSGGPVSVIEQENKENLMSYVMSLDHETVQMCTKPKFKETMNLIEKQCAALFGDDCDEVVLTSLASMKRFALEAVAFGSFLWDAEDYVRAFYRLKEN